In the Oryza glaberrima chromosome 6, OglaRS2, whole genome shotgun sequence genome, one interval contains:
- the LOC127777739 gene encoding uncharacterized protein LOC127777739: MPLACFAARGGGGAGASSSSSPAPAASATSVYWTHLGTVTLTWSRGQLGLVLAAELHLAGEGAAPALRFLLRPLLPWRRRGCKRFAGGGHAVAFTWDMSRARLAGRRPEPVARYSLHVCVDGELVLAAGDLALLAPSAGFLLTRRENAVAAGGGEAYATTVAVAGGRHEVSIAVEDAVMWVAIDGEKALQVRRLRWKFRGSERLDLPRGRVRVSWDLHGWLFAADAAAVFVLRFETADVADTSKIDMERDAGMLALRQSSFNRKHHHHGGGGAAAESWCSSDSDRRGWRRGPFRSGSDSSPAVSVASTSAASSAGSVATVADWATAEEAAMNDGGGFSLVVHLWKTKKRR; encoded by the coding sequence atgcCGCTCGCCTGCTTcgccgcacgcggcggcgggggcgcgggcgcctcgtcgtcgtcgtccccggcgccggccgcgtcggcgACGTCGGTGTACTGGACGCACCTCGGCACCGTCACCCTGACGTGGTCGCGCGGGCAGCTCGGGCTCGTCCTCGCCGCGGAGCTCCACCTCGCCGGGGagggcgccgcgcccgcgctgcGGTTCTTGCTCCGGCCGTTGctcccgtggcggcggcgagggtgcaagaggttcgccggcggcgggcacgcCGTCGCGTTCACGTGGGACATGTCCCGCGCCCGCCTCGCCGGACGGCGGCCGGAGCCCGTGGCGAGGTATTCCCTGCATGTGTGCGTCGACGGGGAGCTCGTGCTGGCGGCGGGCGACCTCGCGCTGCTCGCCCCGTCCGCCGGGTTCCTCCTCACCCGCCGCGAGaacgcggtcgccgccggcggcggcgaggcgtacgccaccaccgtcgccgtcgcgggggGGAGGCACGAGGTGTCGATCGCGGTGGAGGACGCCGTCATGTGGGTTGCCATCGACGGCGAGAAGGCGCTCCAGGTGCGGCGGCTCCGGTGGAAGTTCCGCGGCAGCGAGAGGCTCGACCTCCCGCGCGGCCGCGTCCGCGTCTCGTGGGACCTCCACGGCTGGCtcttcgccgccgacgccgccgcggtgtTCGTCCTCCGGTTCGAGACGGCCGACGTCGCGGACACCTCCAAGATCGACATGGAACGCGACGCCGGCATGCTCGCGCTAAGGCAGAGCTCTTTCAACAGgaagcaccaccaccacggcggcggcggcgccgccgccgagagctGGTGCAGcagcgacagcgacaggagagggtggaggagggggccgTTCAGGTCGGGGTCGgactcgtcgccggcggtgtcggtggcgtcgacgtcggcggcgtcgtcggccggGAGCGTGGCGACGGTGGCCGACTGGGccacggcggaggaggcggcgatgaacgacggcggcggcttctctCTCGTCGTGCACCTCTGGAAGACGAAGAAGAGGAGGTAA